The genomic DNA ATCAAGGTCGTTATCGATCCTGCTATCTCCCCATTAATTTCTGCACATATTGCACCTTGTGGAAAATGACGGATATGCGAGCCGAGTTGATCTTCAGACCACCAGAGGTCTGAAGGGAAAGGTGGAGGAAAGCATTCTTTCTGAATGTCGATCAGTTCATTGAAGTCCGCTTCCGTATAATTGCGGATCGTCGTTTTCAACGGTTTATCAGCTTGGAACAAATATTGTGTAAGCAGCATAGGACGCGGCCCCCTCTATCTGGTAAAAATCTTACCTATAGATTAGCTACGTAAGGGGAAGAATCCTGGTTGTTTGTAGATAAAATCTGATTTTTATTGGGAGAAAGATAACTTCCTCTATCTTGGATTTCAACATTTCTTCAATATGGAGGATAGAATCTGCCTCTTTCTATCCGCCATTTCAACATTTCTCCAATATGGCGGATAGATTCGACCTTTTTCTATCCGCCATTTCAGCATTTCTCCGATATGGCGGATAGATTCGGCCTTTTTCTATCCGCCATTTCAGCATTTCTCCGATATGGCGGATAGATTCGGCCTTTTTCTATCCGCCATTTCAACATTTCTCCAATATGGCGGATAGATTCGACTTTTTTCTATCCGCCATTTCAGCATTTCTCCGATATGGCGAATAGATTCGACCTTTTTCTATCCGCCATTTCAGCATTTCTCCGATATGGTGGATAGATCCGGCCTTTTTCTATCCGCCATTTCAACATTTCTCCGATATGGTGGATAGATCCGGCCTCTTTCCTTTGAAAATTCATAAAGAGGCTGACCTCGTTTGGTCAGCCTCTTGTCAATTTATCGTTCTTCATTCAATTGTTTTTTCCATATTGCAACTTTTCGGTAAAAAAGAATCGCAACACCTATTAACGTATAACTCGCACTTAAGAGGACGAGTTGATCAGTGGCCTCTTTCCCATCAAAAGGCACGATGCTTCCAATATATAAGAAAGCACTCAATGAAAGGAGGACCAAGCTGAAACGTTTGAAATCTGCAATCTTCTCTTGAATGTTCTTAACCATTTCCTTTGACACTTTCCCCACCCCTTCTGCAATCATCTTAACACGATTGTTGTGCAGAAACGGGTATTTTCAGAAAATTCCTCAACTTACCAATGTAACATTTGGCAGTAAAAAAGAGCATGGGGACCCATGCTCTTCAACTCGTTTATCCTTCTAGCGCTTGTTTCAAGTCTTCAATCAAGTCTTCTGCATCTTCAATTCCGACTGAAATACGGAGTAATCCATCTGTGATTCCGAGTTCATCACGGCGATCCTTTGGAATAGATGCATGCGTCATACGGGCTGGTGCAGAAATCAAGCTCTCAACCGCGCCTAAGCTTTCAGCAAGTGTGAAGTATTTCGTCTTGCTCAACACTTGATCCGCTCGCTCTTGGCTGCCGACATCAAAGGAGATCATGCCGCCGAATCCGCCAGCTTGACGCTTCGACAGTTCATGCCCCGGATGAGACTCAAGACCAGGATAATAGATTTTCGTCACAGCAGGATGACCATCTAAAAACTCAGCGATTTGTTTCGTGTTGCTTTCCGTTGCTTCCATCCGGAGGCCGAGTGTTTTGATTCCACGGATCAACAGCCATGAATCTTGTGGTCCAAGCACCGCTCCTGCGGAATTTTGGATGAAGTGAAGCTCTTCAGCCAGCTCTTTCGAGTTGACGACTGCAAGACCAGCAACAACATCACTGTGTCCACCGATATACTTCGTTGCACTGTGCAGGACGATATCAGCACCATGCGTGATCGGTGTTTGCCAGTATGGAGTGTTGAACGTGTTATCGACGATCAACAACAGGTCATTTGCCTTCGCAATCTTTGAAGCGCCTGCAATATCAGTCACCTTCAACAACGGATTGGTCGGAGTTTCCACATAGATCGCTTTCGTGTTTTCTTGAATTGCATTCTCAATGTTTTCGAGGTTGCTTGTATCAACGAACGTAGATTCCAAGCCTAGACGATTCAACACTTTGGAAACGAGACGATACGTTCCACCATACACATCATCTGTGAAGACGACATGGTCTCCTGTATTGAACATCATCATGATCGAATTGATTGCGGCCATTCCGGAACCGAAGGCAAAGCCAGCTTCCCCTTCTTCAAGGTCCTTTATCAATTCTTCTAATGCGTGACGCGTCGGGTTTCCTGTACGGGAATATTCATAGCCTTTGAAATTCCCGACACTCTCTTGTTTATACGTACTCACCTGGTAGATCGGCGTCGATACAGCACCTGTGTGCTCATCTCCGAAAATACCAGCGTGGATCATTTTCGTTTTTGGCTTCATTTTACATGCCTCCTTCATAGATCTTTTTACTTAAGTAACGTTCACTGCTGTCTGGAAAGACCGTAACGATATGGCTGCCAGGCTTTGCTTCTGCTGCCTCGATCAAGGCGGCATGTAACGCAGCTCCAGAGGAACTGCCGACGAGAAGCCCTTCTCGTTGAGCGAGCTCCTTCACGCGTCTGAAGGCATCTTCATCCTCGATCGTATGGATCGCATCAAAATAAGATGTGTCCATATAATCTGGCAAGAATTCCATCCCGATCCCTTCTGTTTTGTGAGGACCAGGCTCACCGCCATTGAGAATGGATCCCTCAGGCTCAACAATGACCGTTTTGACGTTCGGATCCTGTTCTTTCAGATACTGGGATGTCCCCATGAAGGTTCCACCCGTACCAGCGCCTGCGAGAAACACATCCACTTTCCCATCAAGTGCTTCCCAGATTTCAGGACCGAGGGATTTATAATACGTAGCCGGATTGGCAGCGTTCGCAAATTGGGCTGGGTAATATGAATTTTCAATCAGTATTTCCAGCTCTTTCGCCTTTTCAATCGCGCCTCGCATCCCTTTTTCCGTGTCGGTATTCACGATTTTCGCGCCTAATGCGCGCATCAATTCTTGCTTTTCGACACTGAACTTTTCCGGGACGACGAAGATGACGTTGATGTCTTTGTTGACTGCCGCCAGCGCTAGACCGATCCCCGTGTTACCGGCTGTCGGTTCAATGACCGTTCCGCCTGGCTTCAGCTTGCCGCTTGCAAAGGCTTCCTCAAGAAGCTCTTTTCCTAACCGATCCTTAATACTGCCACCCGGATTATAAAATTCCAGCTTTGCAAAAAGGCGTACGCCGTTCGGGAGGCCAAACTGTGTAATCTCCACCAACGGCGTATGGCCAATCAATTCCTGTACATTTTTGAAGTACTTCATAACCTGTTCCTCTCTGACTGTTGCTTATTCCTCTCCGAACACGTCTTTCCATTCGCTACGTTTTGCTAACATATCGCGGGCGATCTCTTTTGCCCCTTCTAGGCTGTGATTAGCTGCCCATCCGCATTGTACTTCGTTACATGCAGGAACTTCATCTGCTTCAAGAACATCATTCAATGTTTTTTCCAGCACATCATGGATTTCATCATGGTCCGTTTGATTTAGAACTGCAAGGTAAAAACCAGTTTGACAACCCATAGGACCAATATCAATGATGCGATCGTGATGATTACGGATATTTTCAGCCATTAAATGCTCGATAGAGTGAAGACCGGCCATATCCATATGTTCCTTGTTCGGTTGCTTAAAGCGAATGTCGTACTTCGCGATTTCGTCTCCGTGTTGTCCTTTTGTTATACCTACAAGACGTACATAAGGGGCACGTACCTTTGTATGATCGAGATTAAAACTTTCTACATTCATTTTTTTAGCCATGTTTCTTCAGCTCCTTTACCATTTTTAAAATTAATTCCGTGGAATTCTTTGCTGCTACCTTCAAGAATTGGTCAAATGACATCGGTGCATCCTTACCGGCGATGTCGGATAGGGAACGGATGACCACAAAGGGAACCTTAAACTGATGACAAACCTGGGCGATCGCTGCTGCTTCCATTTCGGCAGCATAGAGCTCAGGGAATTTCCCTCTCACATCTTCGACACGGACAGCATCATTCATGAAGGAGTCCCCAGATGCGATAAGTCCTTTGACGATTTGTTTGTCAGTCACATCTTTTGCACTGTCTTCTGCAATTTCAACCAACATTGGATCTGGCATGTAAAATGCAGGTAGTTGTGGGACCTGGCCATATTCATACCCGAAAGCCGTCACATCAACATCATGGTGACGGATTTCAGAAGAGATGACAACATCCCCCACATTCAATTCCGAGTTGAATCCACCAGCAGATCCTGTATTGATGACATAGTCTGGTTTGTATAATTGGTTCAATAAAGTCGTCGCAATCGCTGCATTTACTTTACCGATTCCGGATTTCAACAATATAACTTCCTGGTCATAGATCGTACCAGTATAAAAGGTGCATCCTGCAATTGTTTCTGTTTCGCAGTCTTCGATTAATTCCTGCATGAGGATGACTTCTTCGTCCATAGCTCCGATAATTGCGATCTTCATATCCACATTCCTTTACGAATCTTTTTTTACGGCATTCATCAGCCAAACATATCGGTTCAAACGCTCGAATTCAACCTCGAAACC from Pseudalkalibacillus sp. SCS-8 includes the following:
- a CDS encoding YrhC family protein is translated as MSKEMVKNIQEKIADFKRFSLVLLSLSAFLYIGSIVPFDGKEATDQLVLLSASYTLIGVAILFYRKVAIWKKQLNEER
- a CDS encoding bifunctional cystathionine gamma-lyase/homocysteine desulfhydrase, with product MKPKTKMIHAGIFGDEHTGAVSTPIYQVSTYKQESVGNFKGYEYSRTGNPTRHALEELIKDLEEGEAGFAFGSGMAAINSIMMMFNTGDHVVFTDDVYGGTYRLVSKVLNRLGLESTFVDTSNLENIENAIQENTKAIYVETPTNPLLKVTDIAGASKIAKANDLLLIVDNTFNTPYWQTPITHGADIVLHSATKYIGGHSDVVAGLAVVNSKELAEELHFIQNSAGAVLGPQDSWLLIRGIKTLGLRMEATESNTKQIAEFLDGHPAVTKIYYPGLESHPGHELSKRQAGGFGGMISFDVGSQERADQVLSKTKYFTLAESLGAVESLISAPARMTHASIPKDRRDELGITDGLLRISVGIEDAEDLIEDLKQALEG
- a CDS encoding cysteine synthase family protein encodes the protein MKYFKNVQELIGHTPLVEITQFGLPNGVRLFAKLEFYNPGGSIKDRLGKELLEEAFASGKLKPGGTVIEPTAGNTGIGLALAAVNKDINVIFVVPEKFSVEKQELMRALGAKIVNTDTEKGMRGAIEKAKELEILIENSYYPAQFANAANPATYYKSLGPEIWEALDGKVDVFLAGAGTGGTFMGTSQYLKEQDPNVKTVIVEPEGSILNGGEPGPHKTEGIGMEFLPDYMDTSYFDAIHTIEDEDAFRRVKELAQREGLLVGSSSGAALHAALIEAAEAKPGSHIVTVFPDSSERYLSKKIYEGGM
- a CDS encoding S-ribosylhomocysteine lyase codes for the protein MAKKMNVESFNLDHTKVRAPYVRLVGITKGQHGDEIAKYDIRFKQPNKEHMDMAGLHSIEHLMAENIRNHHDRIIDIGPMGCQTGFYLAVLNQTDHDEIHDVLEKTLNDVLEADEVPACNEVQCGWAANHSLEGAKEIARDMLAKRSEWKDVFGEE
- the mtnN gene encoding 5'-methylthioadenosine/S-adenosylhomocysteine nucleosidase; its protein translation is MKIAIIGAMDEEVILMQELIEDCETETIAGCTFYTGTIYDQEVILLKSGIGKVNAAIATTLLNQLYKPDYVINTGSAGGFNSELNVGDVVISSEIRHHDVDVTAFGYEYGQVPQLPAFYMPDPMLVEIAEDSAKDVTDKQIVKGLIASGDSFMNDAVRVEDVRGKFPELYAAEMEAAAIAQVCHQFKVPFVVIRSLSDIAGKDAPMSFDQFLKVAAKNSTELILKMVKELKKHG